A portion of the Vicinamibacterales bacterium genome contains these proteins:
- a CDS encoding DUF4159 domain-containing protein: MRKVCGAAALGLLGAALWLAAPAGLAGLAPVGVAAQPPPVPAAPDARFAGLQWTFVRIKYTAWTLPRVGLSYIDEPWYIDAPAAEWNLSRRVRTATNIQVNDPIDLTIEDPELFNHPWIYIVEPGNMRLKETEVPILREYLLRGGTLTFDDFHGPIEWAHTEREMKRVFPERRIIDLPKEHPIFSCFYKLDGYPAMPGLGSFLQGRTWEKGGYVPTLRAIEDDHGRAMVLFNWNVDMGDGWEWSNAADYPGFVKYTAMAYRMQINEIIYSLTH; this comes from the coding sequence ATGAGGAAGGTGTGCGGCGCGGCGGCCCTCGGGCTGCTCGGCGCAGCCCTCTGGCTCGCTGCGCCTGCCGGCCTGGCCGGGCTGGCGCCGGTGGGCGTCGCCGCCCAGCCGCCGCCCGTTCCCGCGGCGCCCGACGCACGGTTCGCCGGGCTGCAGTGGACCTTCGTCCGCATCAAGTACACCGCCTGGACGCTGCCGCGGGTCGGCCTCAGCTACATCGACGAGCCGTGGTATATCGACGCGCCGGCGGCGGAGTGGAATCTCTCGCGGCGGGTCCGCACCGCCACCAACATCCAGGTCAACGATCCCATCGACTTGACGATCGAGGATCCGGAGCTGTTCAACCATCCGTGGATCTACATCGTCGAGCCGGGCAACATGCGGCTGAAAGAGACCGAGGTGCCGATCCTGCGCGAATACCTGCTGCGCGGCGGCACGCTGACGTTCGACGATTTCCACGGGCCGATCGAGTGGGCCCACACCGAGCGCGAGATGAAGCGCGTGTTTCCCGAGCGCAGGATCATCGACCTGCCGAAGGAGCACCCGATCTTCAGCTGCTTCTACAAGCTCGACGGCTATCCGGCGATGCCCGGACTGGGTTCGTTCCTGCAAGGGCGGACGTGGGAGAAGGGCGGCTACGTGCCGACGCTCCGCGCGATCGAGGACGACCACGGCCGCGCCATGGTGCTGTTCAACTGGAACGTCGACATGGGCGACGGCTGGGAGTGGTCGAACGCCGCCGATTATCCGGGCTTCGTGAAGTACACGGCGATGGCGTACCGGATGCAGATCAACGAAATCATCTACTCCCTGACCCACTGA
- a CDS encoding tetratricopeptide repeat protein, translated as MIRRLPSALLIALALLVCFATAGSAIRRAQSAAAPQEFPLSAAAAIAHGKRDEAARLANARGAADAAAAAVLAQLAAARGQYKEAQALLEPIATREPAGEAALELALLYRSIGRSADAQPLLNAVFRAGQTASEPYALFRAGRAAHALNRPRDANVFFREAERAGAHKAIVETAWGRLFLEKYNSPEALKSFEAAIEIDPEWAPAHAGLARVLENEDPPKAAMAAARALAIDPDLADARLLLAGLHLDDDRDKEARAEIDKVLAFNPSHLDAHAMLAAVAYVKDDKAAYDRQVATVLAINPAYGEVYRLAGQHAASHYRFDEAAALAEKALALDPSNSRAAADLGMHLLRTGDETGARRALERSWKADPFDVVTFNLLKMLDNLEQFVAVKEGDIVLKMHRDESPVLREYAMPLAQDALKTLSAKYGVTPAGPILVEIFPDHDDFAVRNLGLPGMIGALGACFGRVVTMDSPRARDPGTFSWQATLWHEMAHVVTLQLSKQRIPRWLTEGISVHEEAKKRAEWGRDMEVTFARAMDRNKVLKLRDLNSGFTRPDTIALAYYQASLLVDHIVATKGQGALNALVKSYAGGIDNDAALQRALGVNIDTLQVSFDNALEDRFGAMRRALHDPGAPKTPAGVAVLEKPAERSSIDTLKAAAAARPDSFVAQLALGKALAAGGDAAAYAPLQRAAVLAPTAIGPESPHAVMAQLAEKLNDRPRAIKEYEAVLAADHTNVDAARKLVDLAAAAGDDRALNLGLERVVALDPFDAAAHTGAGRLAMKRKDHAIAMREFRAALQTGAADKAAAHCDLGESYLLAGMRAEAKKEALAALEIAPSYERAQELLLNAVGGQSGSRQ; from the coding sequence ATGATTCGTCGCCTTCCCTCAGCGCTGCTGATCGCACTGGCGCTGCTCGTCTGTTTCGCGACCGCCGGCTCGGCCATCCGCCGCGCCCAGTCCGCCGCCGCGCCGCAGGAGTTCCCGCTGTCGGCGGCGGCCGCGATCGCGCACGGCAAGCGCGACGAGGCCGCCAGGCTGGCGAACGCCCGCGGGGCGGCTGACGCGGCCGCTGCGGCCGTGCTGGCGCAGCTCGCGGCGGCGCGCGGCCAGTACAAGGAGGCGCAGGCGCTGCTCGAACCGATCGCGACGCGCGAGCCGGCCGGCGAGGCGGCGCTCGAGCTGGCGCTGCTGTATCGCAGCATCGGCCGGTCGGCCGACGCGCAGCCGCTGCTGAACGCCGTATTCCGCGCCGGGCAGACGGCTTCGGAACCCTACGCGCTCTTTCGCGCCGGGCGCGCCGCGCACGCGCTGAACCGGCCGCGCGACGCCAACGTCTTTTTCCGCGAAGCGGAGCGCGCCGGCGCGCACAAGGCGATCGTCGAGACCGCGTGGGGGCGGCTGTTCCTCGAGAAGTACAACAGCCCCGAGGCGCTGAAGTCGTTCGAAGCGGCGATCGAGATCGATCCGGAATGGGCCCCGGCGCACGCCGGCCTCGCCCGCGTGCTCGAGAACGAGGATCCGCCAAAGGCCGCGATGGCGGCCGCCAGGGCGCTGGCGATCGATCCCGATCTCGCCGACGCGCGGCTGCTCCTCGCCGGGCTCCACCTCGACGACGATCGCGACAAGGAGGCGCGCGCCGAGATCGACAAGGTGCTGGCCTTCAACCCCTCGCACCTCGACGCGCATGCGATGCTCGCCGCCGTGGCGTACGTCAAGGACGACAAGGCGGCGTACGACCGCCAGGTGGCCACGGTTCTCGCGATCAATCCGGCGTACGGCGAGGTGTATCGCCTCGCCGGGCAGCACGCGGCGAGTCATTACCGCTTCGACGAGGCCGCGGCGCTCGCCGAGAAGGCGCTCGCGCTCGATCCGTCGAACAGCCGCGCCGCCGCCGACCTCGGCATGCACCTGCTGCGCACCGGCGACGAAACCGGGGCGCGCCGCGCGCTCGAGCGATCGTGGAAGGCCGACCCCTTCGACGTCGTCACCTTCAACCTGCTGAAGATGCTCGACAACCTCGAGCAGTTCGTCGCGGTCAAGGAAGGGGACATCGTGCTCAAGATGCACCGGGACGAGAGTCCGGTGCTCCGCGAGTACGCCATGCCGCTGGCGCAGGACGCGCTGAAGACGCTGTCGGCCAAGTACGGCGTGACGCCGGCCGGTCCGATCCTGGTCGAGATCTTCCCCGATCACGACGACTTCGCGGTGCGCAATCTCGGGCTGCCCGGGATGATCGGCGCGCTCGGCGCCTGCTTCGGCCGGGTGGTCACGATGGATTCGCCGCGCGCGCGCGATCCCGGGACGTTCAGCTGGCAGGCGACGCTCTGGCACGAGATGGCGCACGTGGTCACGCTGCAGCTCTCCAAACAGCGGATCCCGCGCTGGCTGACCGAGGGGATCTCGGTGCACGAGGAAGCGAAGAAGCGCGCCGAGTGGGGGCGCGACATGGAAGTGACGTTCGCGCGCGCCATGGATCGCAACAAGGTCCTCAAGCTGCGCGACCTGAACTCCGGGTTCACCCGTCCCGACACCATCGCGCTGGCCTACTACCAGGCGTCGCTGCTCGTCGACCACATCGTCGCGACGAAAGGGCAGGGGGCGCTCAACGCGCTGGTGAAGTCGTATGCCGGCGGCATCGACAACGACGCGGCGCTGCAGCGGGCGCTCGGGGTGAACATCGACACCCTGCAGGTCAGCTTCGACAACGCGCTCGAGGATCGGTTCGGCGCCATGCGGCGCGCGCTCCACGATCCCGGTGCGCCAAAAACGCCGGCGGGCGTGGCGGTGCTGGAGAAGCCGGCCGAACGCAGTTCGATCGACACGCTCAAGGCGGCCGCGGCGGCCCGGCCCGACAGCTTCGTCGCGCAGCTCGCGCTGGGCAAGGCGCTCGCGGCCGGCGGCGACGCCGCCGCCTACGCGCCGCTGCAGCGGGCGGCGGTGCTGGCGCCGACGGCGATCGGCCCGGAGAGTCCGCACGCGGTGATGGCGCAGCTGGCGGAGAAGCTGAACGATCGGCCGCGCGCGATCAAGGAGTACGAAGCCGTGCTCGCCGCCGATCACACCAACGTCGACGCGGCGCGCAAGCTGGTCGACCTGGCGGCGGCCGCCGGCGACGACCGGGCGCTCAACCTCGGGCTCGAGCGTGTCGTGGCGCTGGATCCGTTCGACGCGGCGGCCCATACCGGCGCCGGACGGCTGGCGATGAAGCGCAAGGACCACGCGATTGCCATGCGCGAGTTCCGCGCCGCGCTGCAGACCGGCGCGGCCGACAAGGCGGCGGCGCACTGCGATCTCGGCGAGAGCTATCTGCTCGCCGGGATGCGGGCCGAAGCCAAGAAGGAAGCGCTCGCCGCGCTCGAGATCGCACCCAGCTACGAGCGCGCGCAGGAGCTGCTGCTGAACGCGGTCGGAGGGCAGTCAGGCAGCAGGCAATGA
- a CDS encoding mannosyltransferase family protein: MKRRLTAAADAAAVVALCLASFVAVFGGFNLQLGPLPISVHGAGRLLFIALALVAIRHAANPADPLHRRLLRGYRARRDGTAAAIVPAAVATRVAALLVGYMAVNTIGVAPELAGFTLSPRPLLNLPARFDAGWYGGIALDGYSFQGRWDRQQNIAFFPAFPMLARIAGYPLGAFAPRVPHDVRIARLLWAGVLISFAAFGWAAVYLWRLTAETVGEARAPAAVALLASYPFAVFFSAPYTESLFLLGCLGCVYHFRRRELSIAAAWGLLVGLTRPNGCLLSVVLAVMLIERYRELARAPRADAARAVLAAAAPGFGMLLYSAYIHQLTGDFFGWARLQETWGRSFAGLAPVGRAYGWLIDEGLLTVVQNVPYDTMNSLGLIFALAMVWPVARRLGWALALFVVITVIPPLLAGGVLSMGRLTSTLFPLFIALAAMVPPRAVPQVVTAFAIGQGLAAALFFTWRPLF; the protein is encoded by the coding sequence ATGAAGCGCCGCCTCACCGCCGCCGCCGACGCCGCTGCCGTCGTCGCGCTGTGCCTCGCGTCGTTCGTCGCCGTGTTCGGCGGCTTCAACCTGCAGCTCGGCCCGCTGCCGATCAGCGTGCACGGGGCCGGCCGGCTGCTCTTCATCGCGCTCGCGCTGGTCGCGATCCGCCACGCCGCCAACCCGGCGGATCCGCTGCATCGGCGGCTGCTTCGCGGCTATCGCGCCCGCCGGGACGGCACGGCGGCGGCGATCGTCCCCGCCGCCGTCGCTACCCGCGTCGCGGCGCTGTTGGTCGGCTACATGGCGGTGAACACGATCGGCGTGGCGCCGGAACTGGCGGGTTTCACGCTCTCGCCGCGGCCGCTGCTGAACCTGCCCGCGCGCTTCGACGCCGGCTGGTACGGCGGTATCGCGCTCGACGGCTACTCGTTCCAGGGGCGGTGGGACCGCCAGCAGAACATCGCGTTCTTTCCGGCGTTTCCGATGCTCGCCAGGATCGCGGGCTATCCGCTGGGCGCGTTCGCGCCGCGCGTGCCGCACGACGTGCGGATCGCACGCCTGCTGTGGGCCGGCGTGTTGATTTCATTCGCCGCGTTCGGCTGGGCGGCGGTGTATCTGTGGCGGCTGACCGCCGAGACCGTCGGCGAAGCGCGGGCGCCGGCGGCCGTGGCGCTGCTCGCGTCCTATCCCTTCGCGGTGTTCTTCAGCGCGCCGTACACCGAATCGCTGTTCCTGCTTGGCTGTCTCGGGTGCGTGTACCACTTCCGCCGCCGCGAGCTGTCGATCGCCGCCGCGTGGGGACTGCTCGTCGGCCTGACGCGCCCGAATGGATGCCTGTTGAGCGTCGTGCTCGCGGTGATGCTGATCGAGCGGTACCGCGAGCTGGCGAGAGCGCCGCGCGCCGACGCCGCCAGGGCGGTGCTTGCCGCCGCCGCACCCGGCTTCGGCATGCTGCTGTATTCCGCGTACATCCACCAGCTCACCGGGGACTTCTTCGGGTGGGCGCGGCTGCAGGAAACGTGGGGCCGGTCGTTTGCCGGCCTCGCGCCCGTCGGGCGCGCCTACGGCTGGCTGATCGACGAGGGGCTGCTGACGGTGGTGCAGAACGTGCCCTACGACACGATGAACAGCCTCGGCCTGATCTTCGCGCTCGCGATGGTGTGGCCGGTGGCGCGGCGCCTCGGATGGGCGCTCGCGCTCTTCGTCGTCATCACCGTGATTCCGCCGCTGCTCGCCGGCGGCGTGCTGTCGATGGGACGCCTGACGTCGACGCTGTTTCCCCTGTTCATCGCGCTCGCGGCGATGGTCCCGCCGCGCGCCGTCCCGCAGGTCGTCACCGCGTTCGCGATTGGCCAGGGGCTCGCCGCGGCGCTGTTCTTCACCTGGCGGCCACTCTTCTGA
- a CDS encoding isoprenylcysteine carboxylmethyltransferase family protein: MIAVAGAVIFAAMIVEALLASTNERALRAAGAIEPAGDVYRIMQLAYPACFLAMLAEGAARSVGADAGFAIGTAVFAAGKALKYWAIVTLGPRWTFRVLVPPGGARIRRGPYRWLAHPNYAGVAGELLGVAIAMSALLTGPFAVAGFCLLMRRRVLVEEAALRQSRMSGTEAPASERAAASDHANGARR; this comes from the coding sequence ATGATCGCTGTTGCCGGCGCCGTCATCTTCGCGGCGATGATCGTCGAGGCGCTGCTCGCCTCGACGAACGAGCGCGCGCTCCGCGCCGCGGGCGCGATCGAGCCGGCCGGCGACGTCTACCGGATCATGCAGCTTGCGTATCCCGCCTGCTTTCTCGCCATGCTCGCCGAAGGGGCGGCGCGATCGGTCGGCGCCGATGCCGGGTTCGCCATCGGCACGGCGGTCTTCGCCGCCGGCAAGGCGCTCAAGTACTGGGCCATCGTCACGCTCGGCCCCCGCTGGACGTTTCGCGTGCTGGTCCCGCCGGGGGGTGCGCGCATCCGCCGCGGGCCCTATCGCTGGCTGGCGCATCCCAACTATGCCGGCGTGGCCGGCGAGCTGCTCGGCGTCGCCATCGCGATGAGCGCGCTTCTCACCGGCCCGTTCGCCGTGGCGGGGTTCTGCCTGCTGATGCGGCGGCGCGTCCTCGTCGAGGAGGCCGCGTTGCGGCAGAGTAGAATGAGCGGCACGGAGGCCCCGGCGAGCGAACGAGCGGCAGCGAGTGACCACGCGAACGGAGCGCGCCGGTGA
- a CDS encoding NAD(P)/FAD-dependent oxidoreductase → MFDVIVAGAGPAGSVAGAVLARGGARVLIVDRARFPRGKLCGDTINPGALAVLRRLGLTASFEQTALPIDGMVVTGQHGVRVRCEYGSGARGLSLLRRDLDAALAAAAAQAGARIEEGVVVRGPLLGADGTVRGVVIAGRNGRDVRVPAPLVIAADGRRSRVALGAGLLRHPRRPRRWAIGAYFTGVAGLSRFGEMHVRPARYIGVAPLPSGDANVCLVVERDAAHDDSASLLLEAVTRDPELRDRFDAARMIAPPAVLGPLAVDARGAGAPGLLLAGDAAGFIDPMTGDGLRFAVRGGELAATAALAALAGTAGAPHLTLARLRRREFAAKWRFNRTLRALVSRDLTVALAGRVAHAAPWILQRTIAFAADLPAIR, encoded by the coding sequence ATGTTCGACGTGATCGTTGCCGGGGCGGGACCCGCCGGGTCGGTGGCGGGAGCGGTTCTCGCCCGCGGCGGCGCGCGCGTGCTGATCGTCGATCGCGCGCGGTTCCCGCGCGGCAAGCTGTGCGGCGACACGATCAACCCCGGCGCGCTCGCGGTCTTGCGCCGGCTCGGGCTGACGGCGTCGTTCGAGCAGACCGCGCTGCCGATCGACGGCATGGTGGTGACCGGGCAGCACGGCGTCCGCGTGCGGTGCGAGTACGGGAGCGGCGCGCGCGGATTGTCGCTCCTGCGGCGCGATCTCGACGCGGCGCTCGCCGCCGCGGCCGCGCAGGCCGGCGCGCGGATCGAGGAAGGGGTTGTCGTCCGTGGTCCGCTGCTCGGCGCGGACGGCACGGTCCGCGGCGTCGTCATCGCGGGACGGAACGGCCGCGACGTCCGCGTGCCGGCGCCGCTGGTGATCGCGGCGGACGGCCGGCGATCGCGCGTCGCGCTGGGCGCCGGGCTGCTGCGCCATCCGCGGCGGCCGCGGCGCTGGGCGATCGGCGCCTACTTCACCGGCGTCGCCGGCCTGTCGCGGTTCGGCGAGATGCACGTCCGCCCGGCGCGCTACATCGGCGTGGCGCCGCTGCCGTCGGGCGACGCGAACGTCTGCCTCGTCGTCGAACGCGACGCGGCGCACGACGATTCCGCCTCGCTGCTGCTCGAGGCGGTGACGCGCGATCCCGAGCTGCGCGACCGCTTCGACGCCGCGCGGATGATCGCGCCGCCGGCCGTGCTCGGTCCGCTTGCGGTCGATGCACGCGGCGCCGGCGCGCCGGGGCTGCTGCTCGCCGGCGACGCGGCGGGGTTCATCGATCCGATGACGGGCGACGGACTCCGCTTCGCGGTCCGCGGGGGAGAGCTGGCGGCGACGGCTGCCCTGGCGGCGCTGGCCGGGACGGCCGGCGCGCCGCACCTGACGCTCGCGCGGCTGCGCCGCCGCGAATTCGCGGCGAAGTGGCGCTTCAACCGTACCTTGCGGGCGCTGGTCAGCCGTGACCTCACCGTGGCGCTCGCCGGCCGCGTCGCGCACGCCGCGCCGTGGATCCTCCAGCGGACGATCGCGTTCGCCGCGGACCTGCCGGCCATCCGATGA
- a CDS encoding beta-ketoacyl-[acyl-carrier-protein] synthase family protein → MTNRVAISGIGVVSPYGVGRERFWAGVSRGCSATRAITAFDASPFPCQVAAPVPAGCSIDDAVPLAAHAGNGNGHGNGRPDPRRYSRASLIAVLAAHEAWADAGLRLNEPGAGVLVGSGAGGIDVAERQYYEFFTDGWKRVTPYAIPVSIVGMISSEISIALELHGMSHVLSTGCTSSTDAIGYAASLIRSGDADVVLSGGADACVTPGMIFGFGRMRAVPTSYNDRPAEASRPFDLGREGFVLGEGAWMVVLEREERARARGAPIYATVEGYGSTCDAYHRVQMDPDGEQIVRAMQLAIDRSGRALDEIGYVNYHGTSTVLNDAVEARCVRRLFGARADAVPGSSTKSMIGHPQGASGASGVVTSALALSRGFLPPTINQHTPDPACDLDFIPNTGRAAAPAAALCNCLGFGSKNSAIVLGAPR, encoded by the coding sequence TTGACGAATCGAGTGGCGATCAGCGGCATCGGCGTCGTGTCCCCGTACGGCGTCGGCCGCGAGCGGTTCTGGGCCGGCGTGTCGCGGGGCTGCAGCGCGACACGCGCGATCACGGCGTTCGACGCCTCGCCGTTTCCCTGCCAGGTGGCGGCCCCGGTGCCCGCCGGCTGCTCCATCGACGATGCCGTGCCGCTCGCCGCGCACGCGGGGAACGGCAACGGGCACGGCAACGGCCGCCCCGATCCGCGGCGCTATTCGCGCGCCTCGCTCATCGCCGTCCTCGCGGCGCACGAAGCGTGGGCGGACGCGGGGCTGCGGCTGAACGAACCCGGCGCCGGCGTGCTCGTGGGCAGCGGCGCCGGCGGCATCGACGTCGCCGAGCGCCAGTATTACGAGTTCTTCACGGACGGCTGGAAACGGGTGACGCCCTACGCCATCCCGGTGTCGATCGTCGGGATGATTTCCAGCGAGATCTCCATCGCGCTCGAGCTGCACGGCATGAGCCACGTGCTCTCGACCGGCTGCACGAGTTCGACCGACGCGATCGGCTACGCGGCATCGCTCATCCGATCGGGCGATGCGGACGTCGTCCTGTCCGGCGGCGCCGACGCGTGCGTCACCCCCGGCATGATCTTCGGCTTCGGCCGGATGCGCGCGGTGCCGACGAGCTACAACGATCGCCCCGCGGAAGCGTCGCGGCCGTTCGATCTCGGTCGGGAGGGGTTCGTGCTCGGCGAGGGGGCGTGGATGGTGGTGCTCGAGCGCGAGGAGCGCGCGCGGGCGCGCGGCGCGCCGATCTACGCCACGGTCGAGGGCTACGGCTCGACGTGCGACGCCTATCACCGCGTGCAGATGGATCCGGACGGCGAGCAGATCGTGCGGGCCATGCAGCTGGCGATCGACCGTTCGGGACGCGCGCTCGACGAGATCGGCTACGTGAACTACCACGGGACGTCCACGGTGCTGAACGACGCGGTCGAGGCACGATGCGTCCGCCGCCTGTTCGGCGCGCGCGCCGACGCCGTGCCCGGTTCGTCGACCAAGTCGATGATCGGCCATCCGCAGGGCGCGAGCGGCGCGTCCGGGGTGGTGACCAGCGCGCTGGCGCTGTCACGCGGTTTCCTCCCCCCGACCATCAACCAGCACACGCCCGACCCGGCGTGCGACCTGGACTTCATCCCGAATACCGGCCGCGCGGCCGCGCCGGCGGCAGCGCTGTGCAACTGTCTCGGCTTCGGGTCGAAGAACAGCGCCATCGTGCTGGGCGCTCCCCGCTGA
- a CDS encoding M28 family peptidase gives MPLRRTAALLAIWCACAAPAARPAPARVPDAVVRAIDAVSTADLRTYVETLASDRLKGRGVGEAGNRQAEEFICDALRRNGVTPAGADGSCYQPVEIAQPSLGPRSRLLVTRGDGSTLQEIRGGSDFYPLPDTGSRAASGPLVSAGYGITSAERSHDDYAGVDARGAIVMILDGAPEPLRGDRQTVFASKVQNATAHGARGLLVVTENPAAADQVWPERGSRSATYRLASDLRSAPPLATLSAKAAQPLRDALARGATLEATLAPDVEERTVTVRNVLGLVEGRDPARRGEMIVVGAHLDHDGTDAQGRIYNGADDNASGTAAVIAAAAAMARAAAAGERPARSVLFALWNGEEKGSLGAFAFVAAPQPARRVVANLNLDMVGRNEEVPNPADWRFAGMPKVSAASSVNTLHVLGYSYSPDLAADLREANEAIGLTLKEDYDYGIHNLVQRSDQWPFLSRGIPALFLTTGLHPDYHTPDDDAARIDFGKLTRVARLAARAAWIVADDAAEPALKKR, from the coding sequence ATGCCGCTACGTCGAACAGCCGCGCTTCTGGCGATCTGGTGCGCATGCGCGGCGCCGGCGGCGCGGCCGGCGCCCGCCCGCGTGCCCGACGCGGTGGTCCGCGCGATCGACGCCGTCTCGACCGCGGATCTCCGGACCTACGTCGAAACGCTCGCCAGCGACAGGCTCAAAGGGCGCGGCGTGGGTGAAGCGGGCAACCGGCAGGCGGAAGAGTTCATCTGCGACGCGCTGCGCAGGAACGGCGTCACCCCGGCGGGGGCCGACGGCAGCTGCTACCAGCCGGTGGAGATCGCGCAGCCGTCGCTCGGCCCGCGCTCGCGTCTGCTCGTCACGCGCGGGGACGGCTCGACGCTGCAGGAGATCCGCGGCGGGTCGGACTTCTATCCGCTGCCCGACACCGGGAGCCGCGCCGCCAGCGGACCGCTGGTGTCCGCCGGCTACGGCATCACCAGCGCGGAGCGCAGCCACGACGACTATGCCGGCGTCGATGCCCGCGGCGCCATCGTCATGATTCTGGACGGCGCGCCGGAACCGCTGCGCGGGGACCGTCAGACGGTGTTCGCGTCCAAAGTACAGAACGCGACCGCGCACGGCGCCCGCGGTCTCCTCGTGGTCACCGAGAATCCCGCGGCTGCCGACCAGGTGTGGCCCGAGCGGGGCTCGCGGAGTGCGACCTACCGGCTCGCCTCGGACCTGCGCAGCGCTCCGCCCCTCGCCACGCTGTCGGCGAAAGCGGCGCAGCCGCTGCGCGATGCGCTCGCGCGCGGAGCCACCCTCGAAGCCACGCTGGCGCCCGACGTGGAAGAGCGGACGGTCACGGTGCGCAACGTGCTCGGGCTGGTCGAGGGACGCGACCCGGCCAGGCGCGGCGAGATGATCGTCGTCGGCGCGCATCTCGATCACGACGGGACCGACGCGCAGGGACGGATTTACAACGGCGCGGACGACAACGCCTCGGGTACCGCGGCGGTGATCGCCGCGGCCGCCGCCATGGCCCGCGCCGCCGCGGCCGGCGAGCGGCCGGCGCGCTCCGTCCTGTTCGCACTGTGGAACGGGGAAGAGAAGGGCTCGCTCGGCGCGTTCGCCTTCGTCGCCGCGCCGCAGCCGGCCCGCCGCGTCGTCGCCAACCTGAATCTCGACATGGTCGGCCGCAACGAAGAGGTGCCCAATCCCGCGGACTGGCGCTTCGCCGGCATGCCGAAGGTTTCGGCGGCGAGCAGCGTCAACACGCTGCACGTGCTCGGCTACAGCTATTCGCCCGACCTGGCCGCCGACCTGCGCGAGGCGAACGAGGCGATCGGGCTGACGTTGAAGGAAGACTACGACTACGGCATTCACAATCTGGTGCAGCGGTCGGACCAGTGGCCGTTCCTGTCGCGCGGAATTCCCGCGCTGTTCCTCACCACCGGTCTGCACCCCGACTACCACACGCCGGACGACGACGCGGCGCGGATCGATTTTGGCAAGCTGACCCGGGTGGCCCGTCTGGCGGCGCGCGCCGCGTGGATCGTCGCCGACGACGCTGCCGAGCCGGCTTTGAAGAAACGCTGA